Proteins co-encoded in one Malus sylvestris chromosome 7, drMalSylv7.2, whole genome shotgun sequence genomic window:
- the LOC126630780 gene encoding calcium/calmodulin-dependent serine/threonine-protein kinase: protein MIQETRRLADEYEISEILGRGGFSVVRKGISRKSSSSSDKTDVAIKTLKRPFAPSNPPPLPPHARRNDQNSFAAAAFQTRKQVSISNVLLTNEILVMRKIVENVSPHPNVIDLYDVYEDENGVHLVLELCSGGELFDRIVKQERYSEVGAAAVVRQIAQGLAALHRSNIVHRDLKPENCLFLDNTVDSPLKIMDFGLSSVEEFTDPVVGLFGSIDYVSPEALSQGQVTSKSDMWALGVILYILLSGYPPFIAQSNRQKQQMIMAGEFSFYEKTWKGISLSAKQLISSLLKVDPDKRPSAQELLDHPWVVGLSAREDQMDAEIVSRLQSFNARRKLRAAAIASVWTSSIFLRTKKLKSLLGSYDLKPDEIKNLSSHFKKICVKGDNATLSEFEEVLKAMKMSSLMPLAPRIFDLFDNNRDGTIDMREILCGFSNLKNSQGDDALRLCFQMYDTDRSGCISKEEVASMLRALPDDCLPADITEPGKLDEIFDRMDANSDGKVTFDEFKAAMQRDSSLQDVVLSHLRPI from the exons ATGATACAAGAAACAAGAAGACTTGCAGATGAGTATGAGATATCAGAGATTTTAGGCAGAGGAGGATTCTCTGTGGTCAGAAAAGGCATCAGCAGAAAGTCAAGCAGCAGCAGTGACAAAACCGATGTGgcaatcaaaacactcaaaaggCCGTTTGCACCCTCGAACCCTCCTCCTCTGCCGCCCCACGCCCGGCGGAACGACCAGAATAGCTTTGCTGCTGCCGCTTTCCAAACCCGGAAGCAGGTGTCCATATCGAATGTGCTGCTTACAAATGAAATCCTGGTGATGAGGAAGATTGTTGAGAATGTGTCGCCGCACCCGAATGTGATTGACCTCTATGATGTGTACGAGGATGAGAACGGGGTTCACCTTGTGCTGGAGCTATGTTCTGGAGGGGAACTGTTTGATAGGATTGTGAAGCAAGAAAGGTATTCTGAGGTTGGAGCTGCAGCTGTGGTGAGGCAGATTGCCCAAGGCTTGGCGGCTCTTCACCGCTCGAATATTGTTCACCGGGACCTGAAGCCGGAAAACTGCCTCTTCTTGGACAACACCGTTGATTCTCCGTTGAAGATTATGGATTTTGGGCTGAGTTCCGTGGAGGAGTTCACTGACCCTGTTGTGGGACTGTTTGGTTCCATAGACTATGTGTCACCAGAGGCTCTTTCTCAGGGGCAAGTAACTTCCAAGAGCGATATGTGGGCTCTTGGTGTAATCTTATATATCCTCCTCTCCGG GTACCCACCTTTTATTGCTCAGTCGAATCGGCAAAAGCAACAGATGATTATGGCT GGAGAATTCAGTTTCTATGAGAAAACCTGGAAGGGGATTTCTTTGTCAGCAAAGCAATTGATTTCGAGCCTCCTCAAAGTCGACCCTGACAAGAGACCTAGTGCTCAAGAG CTTCTGGACCACCCATGGGTTGTCGGTCTTTCAGCCAGAGAGGATCAAATGGATGCTGAGATTGTATCACGACTGCAGAGTTTTAATGCTCGGCGCAAACTCCGTGCTGCAGCAATAGCAAGCGTGTGGACAAGCTCGATTTTCTTAAGGACAAAGAAGCTAAAATCGTTACTAGGATCCTATGACCTTAAACCAGACGAAATCAAGAATCTGAGTTCACATTTTAAGAAAAT ATGTGTAAAAGGTGACAATGCTACTCTTTCTGAATTCGAGGAGGTACTGAAAGCAATGAAAATGTCGTCTCTAATGCCTCTAGCACCCCGAATCTTTGACCTATTTGACAACAATCGTGATGGCACCATTGACATGCGAGAGATACTGTGTGGGTTCTCTAATCTCAAGAACTCACAAGGAGACGATGCTCTCCGCCTGTGCTTCCAG ATGTATGATACGGATCGGTCTGGATGCATCAGCAAAGAAGAAGTAGCATCTATGCTCAGG GCTTTACCAGATGACTGCCTTCCAGCTGATATCACCGAACCTGGAAAACTAGATGAAATATTTGATCGGATGGATGCAAACAGTGATGGAAAAGTTACCTTTGATGAGTTCAAAGCTGCCATGCAGAGAGATAGCTCTCTCCAAGATGTAGTCCTCTCCCATCTTCGACCAATATAG
- the LOC126630773 gene encoding ETHYLENE INSENSITIVE 3-like 1 protein, translating into MGIFEEMGFCGNLDFLTAPSGEGDAAPEHEPEAAVEEDYSDEEMDVDELERRMWRDRMLLKRLREQTKGKERVDNARQRQSQEQARRKKMSRAQDGILKYMLKMMEVCKAQGFVYGIIPEKGKPVSGASDNLRAWWKEKVRFDRNGPAAISKYQADHSIPGKNEDCSAVVSTPHTLQELQDTTLGSLLSALMQHCDPPQRRFPLEKGVAPPWWPTGNEEWWPQLNVPKDQGPPPYKKPHDLKKAWKVSVLTAVIKHMSPDIAKIRKLVRQSKCLQDKMTAKESATWLAIIHQEEALARRLYPDRCPPPPAGGGGSLAISGTSDYDVEGVDDDENVEIEDCKPLLNHFNIGTAGQRERLVPQIKGELIEINSDFGQKRKQLSEEPQMMLNQKIFTCEYMQCPYHDYRLGFLDITARNNHQLNCSFGSNSTQVFGMSSGMSSFQLHNEKPVGFSIPIAQPPAPASQPPVNQASRFNASGLGLVDNGQKSELMSFYDSNIQQNKNCNPANLHIVDNRNQQQSKYQFPMNDNFFGQGMDVGRNINMSELAPMPMLHPGFASPEVQFDQCLAFDSPFGNNTNENVDIRFESPLHLAPADYNVMDQPPKQDASLWFQ; encoded by the coding sequence ATGGGGATCTTTGAGGAAATGGGTTTCTGTGGTAATCTTGACTTTCTTACGGCGCCATCTGGGGAAGGTGATGCAGCTCCAGAGCATGAACCAGAGGCAGCAGTGGAGGAGGATTATAGTGATGAAGAAATGGATGTTGATGAGCTTGAGAGGAGGATGTGGAGAGATCGAATGCTATTGAAGAGGTTGAGAGAACAAACTAAGGGAAAGGAAAGGGTTGACAATGCAAGACAGCGTCAGTCACAGGAACAAGCTCGAAGGAAGAAGATGTCACGGGCACAAGATGGAATCCTGAAATATATGCTGAAAATGATGGAAGTTTGCAAAGCTCAGGGTTTTGTTTATGGAATTATCCCTGAAAAGGGAAAACCAGTGAGTGGCGCCTCTGACAATCTGCGAGCATGGTGGAAGGAAAAAGTAAGATTTGATCGTAATGGTCCGGCTGCAATTTCTAAGTATCAGGCAGATCATTCAATCCCTGGGAAGAATGAAGACTGCAGTGCAGTGGTATCTACTCCTCACACTCTACAGGAGTTGCAAGACACCACTCTTGGTTCACTTTTGTCGGCTTTGATGCAGCACTGCGATCCACCCCAAAGACGTTTCCCCTTGGAGAAAGGTGTTGCCCCACCTTGGTGGCCTACTGGTAATGAGGAATGGTGGCCTCAATTAAATGTTCCCAAGGATCAGGGTCCTCCCCCATACAAGAAGCCTCATGATCTGAAGAAGGCTTGGAAGGTGAGTGTTCTTACGGCTGTGATAAAGCACATGTCACCCGATATCGCCAAGATCCGCAAGCTTGTTCGTCAGTCCAAGTGTTTGCAAGACAAAATGACTGCTAAGGAGAGCGCCACTTGGCTAGCCATTATACACCAGGAGGAAGCTTTGGCGCGAAGGTTATATCCTGATAGATGTCCACCTCCACCGGCTGGTGGTGGCGGGTCTCTTGCAATCAGTGGTACCAGTGATTATGACGTTGAGGGTGTTGATGATGACGAAAATGTTGAAATAGAGGATTGCAAACCTCTTCTTAATCACTTCAACATTGGAACTGCTGGTCAAAGAGAGAGGCTGGTGCCTCAGATTAAGGGAGAGCTGATTGAGATCAACTCGGATTTTGGTCAAAAGAGGAAGCAGCTGTCTGAAGAACCACAAATGATGTTAAATCAGAAGATTTTCACCTGCGAATATATGCAGTGCCCGTATCATGATTATCGCCTAGGCTTTCTCGATATAACTGCAAGAAACAATCACCAGTTGAATTGTTCATTCGGGAGTAATTCTACACAAGTGTTTGGAATGTCAAGCGGAATGTCAAGCTTTCAGCTTCACAATGAGAAACCTGTGGGATTCTCTATACCCATTGCTCAACCACCTGCACCAGCAAGTCAACCACCAGTGAACCAGGCAAGTAGGTTTAATGCTTCGGGACTTGGACTTGTCGATAATGGTCAGAAATCTGAGCTTATGTCATTTTATGATAGTAATATTCAGCAGAATAAGAACTGCAATCCTGCAAACCTCCATATCGTAGATAACCGCAACCAGCAGCAGTCAAAATATCAGTTTCCAATGAATGATAACTTTTTTGGTCAAGGGATGGATGTAGGACGCAACATCAACATGTCTGAACTGGCCCCTATGCCTATGCTTCATCCAGGTTTCGCATCCCCGGAAGTTCAGTTTGATCAGTGCCTGGCATTTGATTCTCCATTTGGTAACAATACCAATGAAAATGTTGACATAAGATTTGAGTCCCCCTTGCACTTGGCACCGGCTGATTATAATGTTATGGACCAGCCGCCGAAGCAAGATGCATCCCTTTGGTTCCAATGA